A stretch of the Aerosakkonema funiforme FACHB-1375 genome encodes the following:
- a CDS encoding pyridoxine 5'-phosphate synthase, which produces MPTLGVNIDHVATIRQARRTVEPDPVAAAVLAELAGADGITVHLREDRRHIQDRDVRILRQTVRTHLNLEMAATDEMVAIALDIKPDYVTLVPERREEVTTEGGLDVAGQISRMTDIVAKLQDAGIPVSLFIDADDAQIEASVKIKAKFIELHTGKYAEAHDEASREKELAVLAKGCENAIASGLRVNAGHGLTYWNVYPVASLKGMEELNIGHTIISRAVLVGLERAVREMKQAIQGNR; this is translated from the coding sequence TTGCCTACACTCGGCGTTAACATTGACCACGTTGCTACTATTCGCCAAGCGCGTCGCACTGTAGAACCTGACCCGGTGGCGGCGGCGGTATTGGCGGAACTCGCTGGTGCTGATGGTATTACTGTGCATCTGCGGGAAGACAGGCGGCATATCCAAGATAGGGATGTGCGAATATTGCGGCAGACTGTACGCACACATCTAAATTTGGAGATGGCGGCTACCGACGAAATGGTGGCGATCGCTCTCGATATCAAACCGGATTATGTTACTCTCGTACCGGAACGTCGCGAAGAAGTGACCACGGAAGGCGGACTCGACGTTGCCGGACAAATTTCCCGCATGACGGATATTGTGGCTAAACTACAAGATGCGGGTATTCCCGTGAGCTTGTTTATCGATGCCGATGACGCACAAATCGAAGCATCTGTCAAGATAAAAGCCAAATTTATCGAACTGCATACGGGGAAATATGCCGAGGCGCATGACGAAGCGAGTCGGGAGAAGGAGTTAGCGGTTTTGGCGAAAGGATGCGAAAATGCGATCGCATCTGGTTTGCGAGTCAACGCCGGACACGGACTCACCTACTGGAACGTTTACCCAGTTGCCAGCCTAAAAGGTATGGAAGAACTCAATATTGGTCATACAATAATAAGTCGGGCTGTTTTAGTCGGACTGGAGCGAGCCGTCCGAGAAATGAAACAGGCAATACAAGGTAATAGGTAA
- a CDS encoding MgPME-cyclase complex family protein encodes MTTYYYVLASQRFLLEEEPLEEVLRERTRKYQEEEQEIDFWLVKQPAFLEAREMADVKAKCPQPAAAIISTNSSFITWLKLRLEYVATGEFPAPSDTIPDPLASLAAVS; translated from the coding sequence ATGACAACTTACTACTACGTTTTAGCGAGTCAACGCTTTTTACTAGAAGAAGAACCCCTGGAAGAAGTGCTAAGGGAACGTACCCGCAAGTATCAAGAAGAAGAACAAGAAATTGATTTTTGGTTGGTAAAGCAACCGGCATTTTTGGAAGCAAGGGAAATGGCAGATGTTAAGGCAAAATGTCCTCAACCTGCGGCGGCGATAATTTCAACTAACAGTTCATTTATTACTTGGCTGAAGTTGCGATTGGAGTACGTAGCAACGGGAGAATTTCCAGCACCTTCTGATACGATTCCCGACCCCCTCGCTTCTCTGGCGGCGGTGTCGTGA